The genomic window TCCGTTTTATTAGGTGTGCCAAGAAGTTGGAGAACATTGGACAGTGATGCCGTTAATGACACTCAATTACACACCGTTATAAGATCTGCTGATATTGTACATCCTTGGACGCCTGGGAGGTATAGTAATATCAGTGGTATCGATAGCCACAAGAATATTATAATTGCGGATAAAGCATGGTGTGATACAGAAAACTTATTATACATGCCTGTCGTTTTTCCAGGGTTTAGCTGGCAGAATCTAAAGAAAAGCCAAGGCACATTTTCTAGCCTTAACAGTATTCCAAGGTTAAAAGGAGATTTTTTATGGAGACAATTATACAATGCAGTCGATGCCGGCGCACAAACTCTTTATGTTGCAATGTTTGATGAGATGGACGAAGGGACTTGTATTTTTAAAGTTGATAATAACCCACCGTCAAGTGCATTGACTCAATTTACAAACTACGAAGGTTTGCCTAGTGATTATTATTTATGGTTAACAGGAAAAGGTGGTGAAGCTTTGAGAGGAGAAATAGCACTGACCGTGAATCAACCCATTTATCAAAACTTACCAGAAATTACTGATTATTACGCAGATGAATTTGGAGAGGATAGCAATACAGGAACAAGCCCAGGAACTGCGGTTTCAACTGTTCATAAAGCTTACTCATTAGCAAACGATGGAAATACAATTAATATATCTGGTACTGTCATACATAATTCTAAAATTTCAGTTCAAAAGAGTCTCAGTTTTATTGGCACAGAAAATGCCACAATTTTACCAGATGAGAATAAAGTAGGTACAGACCGGTTGTTTCATATCAGTAGTCCCGATTTGAATGTTTCTTTTTCAGACATTACTTTTAAAGGAAACAAAGAATCATCCATTAATGGGGGCGCCATAAATATGAATGCCAACTCTAATTTAACGTTTACCAATAGTGTTTTTGATGATAATTCTACAGGCGGCATAGACAAAGCTGGTGGCGGTTTATTTTTTAGTGAAGGAAATGTAACTATTATAAACTCCATTTTCAAAAATAATTTATCTCGAGGAAACGGAGGCGCCATCAGCGGTTCTGGTGATGGAACGTTAACCATTACGGGGTCTTTATTCATAAATAATACCGCTGCAAATATTAATAAAACGGACGGAAATGGAGACAGAGCCAATGGTGGTGCCATTAATGTTTATGGAGATGGTAGAGAAGTCATAATGTCTGAAAATACATTTTATAATAACGAGGCAACGTTTCAAGGTGGTGGTTTATATTTTGGAGGTTTAAATACGACTAATACTTTAGAAAACATAACCATTTTTAGTAACAAAGTAACCTTAACATCAGCAGAATCCGGAAGAGCGGGAGGAATTAGAATTGAAGGAGATAGAAGTTTCGAGATTAAAAACGCCTTGTTTTATGACAATCGTTTGGGAGATACCGAAAACCCAGAATCTGATATAAATAGTGCCTCAGCGGTTCAATTAAACTTGATAAATTCATTGTCTGGTAGTTCTGAAGGGTTCGGATCCGATGATGCATATGGCTCTTCAAAAATAGACGCCGTTTTGACCTCTTCTAATTTACGTTTTAATGAAACCTCTGGAAAAGTAGAATATGATGAAGCACCAAATGGAGATGACAGTCCTATAGATTTTGGGGATGATGGGAATGATGCAGGAGCTTGGAACTCAATGTTGGTATTATCTGTTGATGATACTCAAATTTCTAATGATAATTTTGAAGTTCATTTTTATAATTTAACCAAAAGTATCAAGGTATTCTCAACGAACAATTTACCATTAGATATAAAAATTTATACGATTCATGGGGCTAGGGTATTAGAGAAAAATCATAATAATCCTAAGGAACTTATAAATATAACGCACTTAAAAACAGGTGTTTACATTCTAAATGCAATGGAAAACGGAAAAGAGTTTTCAAAAAAGTTTATTCTTTATTAATTCATAATCAACTTAAAAATGTTTAAAAAGAACCTCATCATTTTCTTTGTAAGTTTAGTTCACATTAGTGTGTTTTCTCAAAGTGAGATCATCGTTGAAAGTGAAATTGTGGATGTAAACGAGCAACCTCTCGCCTTTACATCCATTAGTATTATGTCTAAATCTATTGGGACAATTAGTAATGAAGACGGTCGTTTTTATTTGAAATTAACGAAAGAAAATTTAAACGATACGATCACGATTTCTACGCTTGGGTTTAAATCTTTTAAAATAATGGTTCAAGATTTTATAGATCAAAAGATTGAAATTGTCACGCTTGAAGAAGACTTGGTATCTCTTGATGAAATCGTCATTCAAGATCCTTCTTCTTATGTGAAATCTGCATTAAAAAAACTAAAAGAGACCACCTACAGTAAAGGACATCAATTGAATATTTTATACCGTAGGTTTTCTAATGAAAATAATGTATCACGGTTTTTAGTAGAACATTATGTAAAAGTATATGACAATGGACCAACGTCCAGAGAATTTGGACCCATAGAAATTGTAGAAGCTAGAAAGTCTAACGATTATAGATTTGCAAAAAAGAAACAGAAATTTCATGCAATTAAAATGATTGCCAAACAAAACCCCTTAAGAATCCGGATTAATCCCAGAAATTACAAATGGAAGATTGTTGATGACACTTCATACGATGGCGAAGATGTTATTGTTTTGGAAGGAAAAGTGAAAAACAAAAAAAATAAATGGATCAAATTATACATTGGTTCTGATACAAACAACATCTATAGATTAGAAAAATCTGACTTAAATGCTGTATATATTTATAAAAAAACCAAAGATGGAACTATGGTGTTAAGCTACCATAATAGAGAATATGTATTTCGAGAAAAGGTATCACCCCAAACGAAACGGTTACTTAAATTAAAAGAAGATGAAATTAAACTGTCTTACAGACATGAAGCTATTGTTTTAGGCATTGAAACAAATAGGAAAAAAATAAGAGTCAGTGAAAATATTAAACCAGGAAAAGATATTGGGGATTACAACTTAAAATACGATTCAGAATTTTGGAAATCAGTCAGCCTACCCCCCGATTCTAAATTTTATAAAGAAAGTTCCAAACAATTAGAAAACATCTATGGAATTCCTATAGAAACTCAATTTAAAAGAGTCAAAAATTAAATACTATTACCCCTTCAAAGAAGCTTACAGTTAAAAAAACGCAGCTATTTTACATTAATTGTAATAGGTTAAGTGAAAATTAATATAAAATTAATAAAAACACATTCATTTGTATAAGTTATCAAATAGGTCATTCAATAGGATCTAATAGATCACTTAAAAAATTAAACAACCAAACTTAAAATATGGAAAAAATAAAAATTATTTTATTGCTTATAATTTTTCCTCTCTTTGTTTTTTCTCAAGAAAACACCATCCAAGGAACTATTACAAATATCATTGGAGAACCTATTCCGGGAGTTACCATTCTTTTAGAAGGAACACAAACTGGATCGTCTTCAGATTTTGATGGTAACTACACCATAAACACACAAAATAAAACGGAAGGTGTTTTAGCCTTTAGTTATGTAGGCTTCACAACTGTAAAGATTAGTTTTGTTAAAGACAGCAAAACAATCAATGCCGTACTTGAGGAATCTACAGAAGAATTGGATGAGATTGTAATTACAGCATTGGGTATAAAGCGCGATAAAAAATCACTTTCTTATTCTACCCAATCCGTAGATTCAGATGATATGAAAGAGGCTCGATCTACAAATTTCTTGAATGCTCTCGCAGGAAAAGCTGCCGGTGTTCAAGTTGTGAGCTCCTCTACTCCTACTGGATCCACACGAGTTATTATTAGAGGTCTTACTTCTATTACAGGGAATAATCAACCTTTATATATTGTGGACGGTATACCGCTTGACAGCTCACCAGGAGATGGTGGAGTTTCCGTTTGGAACGGAGGGGATGATATCGATTTTGGAAGTCCTATCTCTACATTAAACCCAGACGACATAGATTCTATTCAAGTTTTAAAAGGGGCGAATGCTTCTGCACTTTATGGCTCAAGAGCTTCAAATGGTGTTATTATTATTACAACTAAAAAAGCCGAAAAAAGCAAAGGGAAAATTAGAGTCAATCTAAATTCAAATTTTTCTGTAATCTCAAATAGAGAATATCCTTACTATCAGTACGTATATGGTGCAGGAGACAATGCTAGATTAACGCCTAATGTTAGTAAGTTAGACCCTGAAACAGGGCTTCCTCTTGTTGGAGCGTTTAGAAGAGCTTATGGAATGCCATTTTTAGGGCAACAAGTTTTAGATTATAACGGAGAAGTTGGTACGTATAAACCCAACGTTAATAATGTTAAAGAACTCTATAAAGTAGGAACAGTCGCTACTAATACGTTATCCTTTAGTAGAGCGACAGAAAAAAATACATTTCGTTTTTCATATTCTAGCACCTTAGGGGATCATGTGATCGACAGAACGGAAAGAGTCAATAGGAATAATGTGGCGGTACGTTTCTCTCAAGAAATTTCTGACAAACTAAAAGTGAATACCAGTTTAATTTATGTGAATCAGAGGGTAGACAACAGAATGTATAGAAATGGTAGTGAAAGAAATCCTGCCAACAACTATATGTACATTTTACCTAACATGTCTCAAAATAATTTATTTCCTTATAAAGATGAAGACAATAATGCCTTTAATTACGAGGGACCTTTTAATAACCCCTACTGGAATATATACGAAAACACAAATCAAGATATCACAAATAGAATTGTTGCGAATGTGACTTTAAATTATCAAATTTTAGACGGCTTAAGTCTAAAAACAAGAATAAATGGAGTGATTAATGATGTGGATCGATTTGAATTTAACAATATGGGAGCCGCTTATGATCCAAACGGATTGTACAGAGAAATTGCTGTTAAAAGAGAAAACAGGAATTATGAAGCGATCTTAAATTACACCAAAAAAATCAACAACATTTCAATTGTTTCCCTTTTAGGAGCTAATAGATTTGATTTAAGAACATCTGGAACACGTAAAACTGCCATTTCACTTTTAGAAAGAAATATCATGAACCTATCAAATGGTGATGAATTTTCTCCTACAGTATATCTTCCAAATAATAAAACAATAAACTCTGTTTTTGGGTCTGTATCTGCAGGTTTCAATGATACCTATTTTATTGATATTACTGGAAGGAATGATTGGTCGTCTACACTTCCTTCAAACAATAACTCCTATTTTTATCCATCCATTGGTGGTACTACAATCTTCACCAAATTCTTACCTATAAATAACATCTTAACATTTGGTAAAGTAAGAGCTTCATTTGCTCAAGTAGGAAATGATACGTCGTTTGACAGAATTATCAATAATTATATTGAGGGTGGAAACTACAACAACACACAATGGTTGGCATTACAAAATCAACGAAAAAATTTAGAATTAAAACCAGAACTAACTTCCTCTACAGAATTTGGTATTGAAACTAAGTTATTTAATAACAGAATTACCTTAGATGCTACTTACTATAGGTCATCCACAAACAATCAAATTGTTCCAGTACAAGTAACTCCAACATCAGGTTTTATTTCGAAAATTATCAATGCTGGAGAAATTCAAAATAAAGGGTTGGAATTGTTTCTATCAGCAAAAATATTAACCAACCAATTTAAATGGGATACCAGTATAAATTGGTCCAAAAATGAATCTTTAGTGGTGTCTCTAGCCGATGGTGTGGATCGATTGTTACTAAGAAATTTCTTCAATGTTGGAGTGTATGCGGAAGCTGGAGAAACCTTTGGTAACATTAGAGGGAATGCGCAAGCAAAAGACCCCGTATCAGGAACACCTTTAGTTTTACCTAATGGACGCGTACGTTGGGATGAAGACCAATATTTAGGAAATGCACAAGCAGACTGGATTGGAAGTCTAAGGAACACTTTTTCCTACAAAGGATTTAATTTAAACTTTTTAATTGATGTGAAAATGGGGGGAGAGTTATTTTCTGCCACAATGATCAAAGCAGTAAATCATGGGATTCATGCAGAATCTTTACAAGGAAGAGAAGAATATTTACTTTCATCTCTAATATTAGGAGAAAATAATGATGAGAGACAAGGAGTAGGATTATTTGGTAATAATTATGCAGATGCTGAAAGAGCTAAAGGAGTTATCTATAGAGGCGCCGCTTTAGGCGTACAAGATGAGGATGGTAATTGGGTTGCTGAAAGAGATGAGGATGGTAATATTGTGTATTCTCAAAGATGGCTAAACCCACAACTCTATGGTTTTGATGGTATTCAAGATCAAGGACGATTTGTTTACGATGCTTCTTATGTAAAATTAAGAGAAATTGTTTTTGGATATACCTTTCCTCCAAGAATGATTAAAAAATTAAAAGGAGTAAAAAACCTTAAACTTTCAGTTGTTGGAAGAGATTTATGGACGATTTATAGAAATACACCTCAAGGAATCGATCCAGAGGCAGGCACAACATCTGGGAATGGTCAAGGGATAGAGTTTGGTTCTTTTTTACCTACAAGAACCCTTGGTGTTAATTTAAAAATAGTATTTTAATTATGGAAAATATGAAGAAAAACAAGAAATACGTTAGCTTAAAATTATCTGTGTTCATAATTTTATTTTCAACATCTTGTACAAAAGATTTTGAGGAAATCAATACCAATGAGTATATATTTAATGAAGCATCACCAAGTGCCCTTTTTGCTGGAGTTGTAAAAAACACTTTAGACCTCGTTGGTGGTACTATGAACGATCAATTATACAACACTTACGCTAGTTTCTATGGTGGTAAAGGAGGGCAGTTCAATCGGTATTTTTATACAGAACAAGCACTGGACCAATACTGGAGAAGATTTTATGTAAATATTCTTAAAAACAATCAAGATATCATTGATAGTTATTCTGATGATTCTAATTATAGCAATAGAGTCTCTATTGCCAAAATATGGAAGAGTTATGTGTATTCAATTTTAGTATCTACATTTGGACCTGTACCTTATCAGGAGGCATTACAGGGAGAAAACGCAGCTGCTTATGATTCTGAAGAATTTATTTATACAGATATTTTAGCTGAATTAAAAACTGCTTTTGAAAATATAGATGCTTCTGGAGACACGTTAGCACAAGATCCTATATTTGATGGAGACCTTGATAAATGGAAAAAATTTGCCAATTCACTGCGCTTAAAAATTGCACTTAGAATTTCAGAAGGGTTCCCAGTTTTAGCACAACAACACGGATCAGATGCGATGGCAAATGAAGCAAACTTAATTGGTTCAAATGCAGAAAACGCTGTGATGAAATGGGGTTTAGAACAGGAAAATTGGTCATTTAACTATTCAAGATACGTTTTTATTGAAGCCAATGATGATGTTGTTCCTTATATGAATTTACATTTTCTTTTAAATCTTAAAACATATAAAGATCCAAGACTTTTTAAACTCGTAGAACCCTCTAACGATCCAATAACCATTACAGATGTCGTTTTTAGATCTGGATCAACTACAGAACAAATTACAGTAGAATATGAATTACCCTATTTTGGAAGGCCTTTGGGTGGAAATGCAGGCGTAGAAGGTTGGGGTCTAAATCAAAATGACAATATATTAAACGGATTAGCAAACAGAAGGTTTAGCAGACCTAAATTAGATTTATTTATGGCTCAAGATATGGGGTATAATGTAATCACCTATTCCGAAATAAACTTCATCAAAGCAGAAGCACAGTTAAAAGGTTGGGGTGGATCTAAATCTGCTGAACAATATTACTATGACGGGATAGAGGCTTCGTTTCAACAATATGGAGCCATTGGAGTCACTGAATATAAAAATAGAGATGGTATACAATGGGGAACTACGAGTGTAGGAGACAGAGGTTTATTTGGCCTTGTGACAAGCGGTATTTCAAATGATCCTTTAGACAAAATCACAAGACAACGATGGCTCGCTAGCTATAACCAAGGTCATGATATTTGGTGCATGCAAAAAAGAACGAGAAAATTACCATTGATCGATCAATTTGCACCGGATGGCGCGACAGGTCTTGATTACGCACCTTTACCAGAAAGAATGGTTTACCCTCCTTTAAGTGAAGGCGGTCTAAACAATGCTGCATTCCAAGACGCTATTCTTAATTTGGGAGGAAATACGCTTTACAACCCCCTACAAATGAATAAGTCAGAAGACTATTCTCCAGTTCAATGGGAAACTCTAGTTCCTGAGCTTAACCAAGATTTTGGAACAAATTTTTATGGCGATTCTGAAGATGATTTAATTGCTGAAGGCATAGACTACACAATAATTTAAGATTTATAAAATGAAAAAACTTAGCTATTTATTTTTAATGACATTATTTTTAATTTCATTTTCATGTACTGAAGATGATGTAGTAACGGGTGAAGATGGTATCTTAAACTATACCATTCCGAATGTCCCAGTAACTTCAGATTATATTGTTGGTGCACAATATTCTACTTTTGGAAGAAGAAGTACAGTTCCTGAAGAACCTAGTATTGGGATTTACAACGGAAATGTAGGGGATTCATTAGTTTACATACAACATGTAACTCAGGCACAAACTGCAGGAATAGATTTTTTCATTTTTAGATATCGCTCCGCAAATAATCAAAACCAAAATAATGCCGATACCAGATTCATTGATGGTTTACAGGCTGCCTCCAATGCACAAGACGTGAATTTTGCACTTTCCTATAATTTTGGAAATATGGGCTTAAATAACAACAATCGTATAGAAGACAGAGGCTTAGTGCAACGATTTATTGATGATTTTAAATTAATGATTCCATATTTTGACCAGCCTAACTACATGAAAATAGATGGTAAAAACATCGTCTACTTATACAATAGCCACAACCTTCACGCCAACGATAATGCTGCTTTATACCAGCAAATGAGAGCTGAATTATTAGATCTTAACGTTGAACTCTATTTAATAGGAATGCAAAATGAATGGACTCCAACTTTAAGATTTGACTTTAGGTTTATAAACGGAGTAGATGCTGTGACTCATAACACCTATGCCACCATTAATGTGAATGCTAATGACAGAGTCGTAAACTTCCATAAGTTTATAGATATCGCTTGGGAATATCATAGAGATACTTGGCTAGGATATAATATCGAATACATACCAACAATATCTCCATCTATAAATTTAAAAATAATTAATTCAGGAAGTAACATAACTGTATTTGATAAAGATGAAGATTGGTTTAGAGGTTTTTCTAATGTAGCCCGAAGAGTTTCTGGTGCTAGTAAAATTATTCTTGTCGATTCTTTTAACGATTGGAATAGAGGAACTCAATTAGAATCTGCAGATACTTATGGAGAAGATTTCCTTCAAATTTTAAAAGAAGAATTTAAGACAAATTAAAATGAAAAAAGAGCTAACTCTATTTATTACTTTCTTTAGTATTTTACTTTTAAACAGCTGTAAAAGCAATACAAATAGTGATTCCCTCACTAAAGAAAGTCTTCCGCAAATTAATAACTCCATTGAAGGTAAAATCTTAGCGGGCTATCAAGGCTGGTTTAATGCGAAAGGAGATGGTTCAAATTTGAAATGGAAACACTATGGCAACAACGCTGAATTTTATCCAGGAAGTACTTCTGTAGATTTTTGGCCAGAAATGGACGAAATCAAGAAAAGCAATCAATATAAAACTGCGTTTAAATATAAAGATGATAAACCCGCATTTGTTTTTAGTTCAGCAGATTATAAAACAGTTGACCTCCATTTTAAATGGATGAAAGATTATGGAATTGATGGTGTATTTGCACAACGTTTTGTGGTGGGTTTAACAAGAGGTCAAAGTAGAATTGACAATTATAACACTGTTTTTGACAACTGTTTTAGAGCTGCAAAAAACAACAACAGAATATTGAGTTTAATGTACGATCTTTCAGGAACTACCACTGCTAATATTGTAGAAACCACTATTAAAGATTGGAAACAACTCGTTAAAAAATACAAGTTAAACGACCCCACAAACCCGAATGTATTAACCTATAAAGGAAAAGCGGTAGTTTCTCTTTGGGGCGTTGGTTTTGAAAACAGAAAATACACTTTAGAGAATATCAAAGAACTGATTGATTTCTTTAAAAACGATCCGGAATACGGAAACTGTGCCGTGCTTTTAGGCGTTCCAACAGCGTGGAGGACTTTAGACAGAGATGCCGTTAAGGATCCAAAATTACACGAAGTTATTAAGATGGCAGATATTGTGCATCCATGGACCCCTGGAAGGTATCATAATTTAGAATCCGCAGATCAGCATAAAGCTAACTATACTGTAAAAGATCAGCAATGGTGTTCTGAAAATGATTTGATGTATATGCCGGTTGTGTTTCCAGGTTTTAGTTGGGCGAACATGAAAAATGACATGACTATTTTTAATCAAATACCGCGTTTAAAAGGGGATTTCTTGTGGAGACAATTTTATAACGCCATTTCTTCTGATGCCAAAACAATTTACGTTGCCATGTTTGATGAAATTGATGAAGGTACTTGTATTTTTAAAGTAGATAACAACCCTCCTGTAGGGGAAAGTAAATTTCTAACCTATGAAGGGCTACCATCAGATTACTACTTATGGCAAACAGGACAAGCGACCAAAATGTTGCGTAAAGAAATTCCTCTAACAAAAGAGCAGCCCGTTTATCCTTACGTAAAATAATTCCACAGTTTATGAATTTAAAGACCTTTATACCAAAAATAGAATTTATTATTTATATAAAAATAGTAGTGATTTCTCTGCTCATATTTTCATGTAACTCAACAAAAGGCACCTCAAAAAATAGTGATAATGTAAACTATGTTGATCCACAAATTGGAGGCGTTGCGCCTTTTTTACAACCGACAAGAACACGCATACATTTGCCAAATTCAATGGTACGAATGTATCCAGAAAGAAAAGACTACAGAGACGATCAAATCACTTCTTTTCCATTAACAACACGAAAGCATCGATCTGATTTACTTTTTAATATTATGCCTGTTTCGGGGGCTATAAATGAAGCCGATGAACCGATTTCTGCTTGGGATCAAGAGTTAGAGATTGCACACCCTCACTACTACTCTACTTGGCTAGAAGATTATAATATTACTACAGAATTTACACCCGCAGCGCAATCAGGTTTCTTTAAATTTACCTATCAAAACAACACGACTCGAAAACTATATCTCAGCGATTTAACGGGTGATGATTGGCAATTAAATGAAGATGGTTCTCTTACGGGAACCGAATCTTTTGAAGGAATGTTGGGCTATGTGTATGCCGTAACAGACAAAAAAGGAGTGTTTACATCTGTAGAAACTCAAGATAACACTCTCAACTCTTGGATGACTTGGAACGATACAGATATCAATCAAGTTCAATTTAAATATGGAATCTCATTTATAAGTAGTGAGCAAGCAAAGAAAAATTTAGAAAGAGAAATTCCAGATTTCAATTTTGAAAATGTAAAAGAAAAAGCGCATAAAAAATGGTCTAATTTGATGAATCAAATTGAAGTTGAAGGCGGCACAGATGCGTACAAAAGAACTTTTTATACCGCGCTTTATCGTTCCTATGAACGAATGATAAATATTTCTGAAGACGGAACCTATTACAGTAATTACGACCAAAAAATTCACGAAGGGGAACAAGACTTTTATGCCGATGATTGGGTTTGGGATACGTTTTTAGCATTGCATCCACTACGCTATATTTTACAACCAGACGTGGAATCAGATATGATGGCTTCTTACGTAAGAATGTACGAACAATCGGGTTGGTTGCCTCAATTTCCTCAAATTCATGGAGATGCACCTCCAATGAATGGCTTCCACTCTACCATCATGTTATTGGACGCTTACAGAAAAGGAGTTACTAATTTTGATGCTGAAATAGCATTTCAGGCAATGAAAAAAAATGCTTTAGAAGGCACCATGATTCCTTGGAAAATGGGCGCACATGCCCCTCTTGACAAACTTGCTTTAGAACTTGGTTATTTTCCAGCATTGTACCCAGAAGAAAAAGAAACAGAGCCTAGAGTTCATGATTTTGAAAAAAGACAATCGGTTGCGGTTACCTTAGCTCAAGGTTATGATGATTGGGCATTAGCAGAATTTGCTAAAGAATTAGGTAAAGAGGAAGATTATAAATACTTCTCCAAAACAGCACAGAATTACAAAAATCTATATTGGAAGGAAAGAGGATTTTTTATGCCAAAAGATGCCAAGGGCAATTGGATTGATATCGATCCAAAATTTGATGGTGGAATGGGTGGTAGAGATTATTATGATGAAAATAATGGTTGGACCTACCTATGGAATGTACAACAAGATATTTTAGGATTGCAAGAATTAATGGGCGGAAGAAAAACGTTTGAAGAACGTTTAGACCAAATGTTTAGAGAAGATTTAGGAAGATCTACCTATGCTTTAAATGCAAGATTTCCAGATTTCACAGGGATTGTTGGGCAATATTCTATGGGAAATGAACCCAGTTTTCATATCCCCTATTTATACAATTTTACAGATTCGCCTTGGAAAGCGCAAAAGAAAATAAGAATGCTTTTGAACACATGGTTTAAAGATAATATTTTTGGTATTCCAGGAGATGAAGATGGTGGAGGCATGTCTGCTTTTGTGGTGTTTTCTGCAATGGGCTTTTATCCCATAACTCCAGGAATCCCCGTCTATACGATTGGAAGTCCTTTGTTTTCAAAAATCAGCATCAACCTTCCAAATGGTAAAAAATTCACCATAAACGCACCCAACTGTAATGAAACTAACAAATACATACAGTCTGCAACCTTAAACGGAAAAGAGCTAAAAGGCCCTTGGTTTACACACAATGATTTGATCAATGGCGCAACCATCACATTGCAAATGGGGAAATACCCAAATATAAATTGGGGTACAGATCCATCTCTGATACCAAACGATTTTAAAAACTAACAACCAATTACTTATGAAAAATATAAAAATCTACTTTCTACTTCTTACAGTAATAGGCCTACTCTCTTTTAGTACCGTCACAAAAACCACAACTAAAGAATCTGATGACAATACAAAGTATGTAAACACCTTTATAGGTACAGGTGGGCACGGACATACGTTTCCCGGCGCAACGACCCCCTACGGGATGGTGCAGCTAAGTCCGGATACTAGAACGTTGGGCTGGGATGCTTGTGGAGGCTATCATTACACAGATACTTCGATTTTAGGATTTTCT from Formosa sp. Hel1_33_131 includes these protein-coding regions:
- a CDS encoding glycoside hydrolase family 71/99-like protein: MKKELTLFITFFSILLLNSCKSNTNSDSLTKESLPQINNSIEGKILAGYQGWFNAKGDGSNLKWKHYGNNAEFYPGSTSVDFWPEMDEIKKSNQYKTAFKYKDDKPAFVFSSADYKTVDLHFKWMKDYGIDGVFAQRFVVGLTRGQSRIDNYNTVFDNCFRAAKNNNRILSLMYDLSGTTTANIVETTIKDWKQLVKKYKLNDPTNPNVLTYKGKAVVSLWGVGFENRKYTLENIKELIDFFKNDPEYGNCAVLLGVPTAWRTLDRDAVKDPKLHEVIKMADIVHPWTPGRYHNLESADQHKANYTVKDQQWCSENDLMYMPVVFPGFSWANMKNDMTIFNQIPRLKGDFLWRQFYNAISSDAKTIYVAMFDEIDEGTCIFKVDNNPPVGESKFLTYEGLPSDYYLWQTGQATKMLRKEIPLTKEQPVYPYVK
- a CDS encoding GH92 family glycosyl hydrolase, producing MNLKTFIPKIEFIIYIKIVVISLLIFSCNSTKGTSKNSDNVNYVDPQIGGVAPFLQPTRTRIHLPNSMVRMYPERKDYRDDQITSFPLTTRKHRSDLLFNIMPVSGAINEADEPISAWDQELEIAHPHYYSTWLEDYNITTEFTPAAQSGFFKFTYQNNTTRKLYLSDLTGDDWQLNEDGSLTGTESFEGMLGYVYAVTDKKGVFTSVETQDNTLNSWMTWNDTDINQVQFKYGISFISSEQAKKNLEREIPDFNFENVKEKAHKKWSNLMNQIEVEGGTDAYKRTFYTALYRSYERMINISEDGTYYSNYDQKIHEGEQDFYADDWVWDTFLALHPLRYILQPDVESDMMASYVRMYEQSGWLPQFPQIHGDAPPMNGFHSTIMLLDAYRKGVTNFDAEIAFQAMKKNALEGTMIPWKMGAHAPLDKLALELGYFPALYPEEKETEPRVHDFEKRQSVAVTLAQGYDDWALAEFAKELGKEEDYKYFSKTAQNYKNLYWKERGFFMPKDAKGNWIDIDPKFDGGMGGRDYYDENNGWTYLWNVQQDILGLQELMGGRKTFEERLDQMFREDLGRSTYALNARFPDFTGIVGQYSMGNEPSFHIPYLYNFTDSPWKAQKKIRMLLNTWFKDNIFGIPGDEDGGGMSAFVVFSAMGFYPITPGIPVYTIGSPLFSKISINLPNGKKFTINAPNCNETNKYIQSATLNGKELKGPWFTHNDLINGATITLQMGKYPNINWGTDPSLIPNDFKN